CTCTTCTGCATGTTTGAGTGCATTGTCTCTTTCATGCTTCAATTGTTCAAACTCCATTTGCATTGAATCAATGAGGGCTTGGCTTGCTGCAACTGTATCCTTGAGATCAATGATAATGCTTCCATATTCCACGGCCTGTTGCTCTAGTGTCACTTTCTGTTCACTCACGTCGGAAAGCTTACTGCTGAGGTCATCTCGGTTGTGTTTCAGTGCATCCATTTCTTCCTTCAATAATTGTATCTCCACATTTGCCTTTGCTAGGGTTTCCTCAACCTCTTTCCTTTGCTTGGCCTCATTTAAGAACAAATCCTCAGATTTCCTGGCCTGTAACCAGGTCCATTAGATCTTTGTGTAAAAAAACCTGCAATTTTTTATGCTAACTTAGTGAAGGGTTTACCTTTTGGTGATATGAAATCAATTCTTCTTCTGTCTTTTGTCTTCTCAGTGACTCATCATATGCTTGCTTCCTATACTTCTCAGCCTCTGCGAAGGCTTCTTCAAGTTTATCAAATAGGTTAGCATTTGAACCTGCGTCACCCTGGATACAGCACCATGTAATGGAATAAGATTCCTAGCTAATCATCCAAAGCTTAAATTTGGTATTAGAGCTTACCTGTTCATGGTGCAGTGCTGAGTTTGGAAAGTCACAACCTGCAAGTGTTGAGATGCCATCTCTAGGTATTCCAGATGAACTAGAATCGCTCAACACTTCTTCAGTCACAGTAGAAGAAGCTCGGTATGAACTTGGAAAGCTTCCTCTGCGGAAGCTATCCCAGGAATCAACAGAGGTGCCCTCCATGTTTAGCCTGCTAAGGGACTCCTGTAACGATGATCGAGAATGCAGTTGCAATGATACCCTGCTAGATGCAGGGACAACCATTTCAGACATGGACCTCTGTACGTAACCGTTAACTGCATTGTTTGCATATTGGTTTGTAGTTCCTCCCCGTGCAGCTAGATTGGATATTGAGCCTCTGATAGTGTCAGGTGATTGTGAATTTGGAGAAATAGGAGCAACAAAATCTCTGAACACAGTTTAAAGAGAGAATTACTCAAAATGATTTTGGAAAAGGGAGAACACTAACAGAATGGCTAGTATCTAGGAAACAATATATGAAGTCGGTATGAAATGAATATACAGATGACTGGTCGGTCCAGAGGTATGGCATGCATACTGCTCATGATCATATTCTTAATACCTAGTGTATATCAGATGCTCCTTGCAAACAAACCAAATCTTGCATGAAGGATTTGCTTTAACCGTGACTGAGAGTGCTGTTTTGGACTTGGGCAATTTCATTTTCCTGAAATTAGAGTTTTGAGGCATCACTTAGCTAGATATATGATGCAACAAAAGTACAAATCGGTAGCAGAAATGAAGACACACCTGGAGTATTGCTTGTCAGCAGCTGCTCCCATGACGAGTTTACTTACCCCATGCAGCAAAATAAGCTCTGTAATCCCATTAGCAATGTCTTCATTCTCAATAACAATTTTCTCACATTTGACCTGAAAAATATAATACACTTAACTTGTTCCCCATAGCAATTCAGACTTCATTACTAAGAATGAATGAGAAGATTGCCTGAACCTTCATTTTTGTGCATTGCTCGAGGTATTCATCCAAATTCTTCTCCACCTGCTCCCTTTCATATTTTCTGTAAGTACTGACCTGTTCCGGTCTCAATTTACTTGCATGGAACTTGCCTCCCACTACCATGTAATTAGATGAGTTGTTTAGTAATTAGTACACCACGCGAACAAAGTATGTCATTTGAAGTTGCAATAGCAGATTTAGCTGAAATTTAACACATGAGGTCAACATCTAATCAACCTTCACGCGATTTGTTCTTCTAAAATGAATATTTACTGTGAACTGTGGACTGAGACTGACCACTACTTCAGTTCTATTCTGAACTGACTCAGCGTGCATCCATGGGCACCAATACTAGAAATTATCAGTTCGCATTaagagtttgaaaaaaaaaaccgaatACAATCACCTAGACACTAAACAATTTTGGCAATTCAGACAAGCGAATCGATGAACAACTCAGTAGGAAATAATACTTCCCCTTTGCCCTAAAAGGCTAAAACCCAGTCGCATTTGGACCAAAAGGAAGCGGGAATCTCTGCACGATCCTAGCCCAGCCACATCCTCGGGATAATTGTGCGCGCGAAgatgctcgccgtcgccggagtgAGCTCCCGTCGCGacacccctcgccgccgtccccggcgAGGCAGGGGGCGCCGCATTGGGGGATTCAGGACTGGGACTCAGTAGTGAACTAAAAAGGAGTTCAGAATAGAATACGAAAAAAATACAGGGGCTTCCTCACAAAAATGCATCAGAATGGAATACGTAAAAACTACAGGGGCTTCCTCACAAAAAATGCATCAGCCAATCAGGGCCGTCTGAATCCTGACCGTACATAGCTAATCGAACGGCTGATATAAGCCCTGCAGCTTGTGGCGTGGGGGTTTGCAGAGCGACGACGAGAGAAGGCGAAGAAGCGGGAGGACACACGTACTGCTCATCGGAATCATCTGCGCCGGCGAGTGGacgtgcgccgccaccaccaccacctcgccgccgccgccgatcgccgCCGGAGCCAGTTCGGCGACGTGCCGGAGCGCCCACGCGAGCGTGGACCTGCCGCTCTTGTGCTGCGCCGGGAGAGCCACGAACACCTtgttctccggcgccggcgccgccgccgcggccgtcgcgcggccggaggaggaggaggagacgccgctccgcgcgctcgccgtctcccacgcgtcggcgtcgccgcccctcGAGCCCATCAAAAAAAATGGCGCGAGACGAGACGGCCGACGTGTGTGTTCCCAACTGATTAACTAACTAAACTAACTCCCTCGCGATGATCCAGAGCTAGAGCTGTAACTATATTAACCAACGGAGACGCGGATTAAGTCCACGAACTAAACGAGATTATGTCGCAGATTGGGTTAGTTTAGGACGTTATTTAAGGATCCTAACTTGTCTAACAAACTGGAGATATGATGCTACTCTGCTCGTTATAAAGATTAGTCGTTTTCATTTTGTTCGGGGGAGAAGCGCGGGTCCacggctgacaggtggggccctcGAAGACTTGGCGGGAATCAAAGTCAAGTAGTCAACTGCCTAAGGCAGTGGGACCCAATTGAGACGTTAATTGGTTTTGTATGGGAAGACTTGTGAAAATATACATATTTGGCACCATctcttttcgtttatatttatcagctaaaatttaaatttttaatattaatttagagttaattttagagtttttttcattgttgtttGTTTTTTAATCTTTATTTCTAGATCGTcgagaacacgtatataaaagttttatttataaattattttttattgtaaatatgttgttttgCCTTTGCCTTCAAACAaccaaactgctaaatgatggGGCTAATTCATTGCTTTCACACTTGAAGCAGTCAAGCTGACTGAAGACAAATTATTCTTGTAACTTATCACATCACTCTTGAAAACCATTCCACTAGAGGCAATAATGACAACACAAGAATCATAAGACCAAACAATATCTATACACAATAGAATGTGGAGTATTAGTATTTTCCAAGTCGATTGGGACAAGAATATATGGTTATACAATTTAATATGAGTAACAAATATAGCAAAACGATCTTAACAAATATAGCAAAACGATCTGATACTCGGCGGTTGCAGCCTTCAAAACAgcagtgcatttttttttcttatcagcTATTGAGAGTACAAGGATAACAACAAAAATCCTGAAAAGGATGTGTTCTGCAAATCCAActtcatcaaaaaaaaaaaaacttggaagAAAACACTATTACGTGTAGGTAAGggaagaagaaaataaatagatagTTCTAATTTATGCTTGCATTAACTCTAGTTCTAATTTATGCTTGCATTAACTCTAATGGATTTATCTTGCTGCCTTTTCTCGCTTACATAAATACTGGTTGATACGGATTAACTCTGCAATAACTTCTTGATGTTTTGGTATATTGGCACGAGGGCAATAAGGGCGATCTCAAGATGCTCCGAGCTGTTGAGGCGAATGCCAACTTGACCAGTTCCCTTGTTGCTTAGATTCGCATGACCAATCAAATTGCTAGCTCTTCCAGCAGGAATCTGAGACTGGATGTTGCAGCCAACAGCAAGATCCCCATGCCAATCAACAACAGAGAGCGCTATGGTAGAAAGCATGCGGCCAATTGGGTAATCTTTGTCTTTCAATGTTGCTTCAAGCCGCCCTCCGTAAGCCACATCTCCCCTCCCGCTCATAGCGCCTCCACTAACCAGAACCCTGAGCTGCTTGTTCACAACAAGCTTGTCTTCAACCTTCACACCAGCGGATACAGAATCTCCAAGGAGTGTGGCGGATATCCCAGCAGCCGTGTTATTGCGCCTGAAGTTTTTAAACCTCGACTCGCCACGAAGAGTGTATGCCATGTCCTTGCCAACAGACTGCAAATCAAGCCCCAGTGAAGTGGTTTTCCCCTCACCGTGCTTAAGTGAACTTGCGACCTCCATTTGGAGGGAGCAATCCTTCTTGTCTTTTGAAAGTTGACCAGACACTGATAAAGGAACTTTACCTTTCACAGCAAACAACCTTTCAACATTTAGACCTTCATAACCAACATCATGATCCCATCCCTGGGTCTCCAGCACTGGCCTGACAAGCCATTCACTTGGTGTGTCCAGGAAACGATAGCGATGGCTAGGATGGTCAGAATCAAACGATGAGGGCAATACCATGTCGGGCATAGGCACTGCAACATTTGTTGGAGCACTGCCATCATCTTCAAGATTGCTGTTACTGAAGTCATCTGTTCTTGCACTGGCCTCTGCTGCCATTTTCTTCATTATTTTACGGCGCATCCTTTCCTCCTTTAGCTGTTTTTTGTAGAATAACTTCTCTCTGTAATCCAGCTCCTCAAGATATGCCTTCCTCTGAGCATGGTTTAGCTTTGCAAGCTGAGCTTTTGTGAGGCGTTTAAAAGGA
Above is a window of Oryza sativa Japonica Group chromosome 10, ASM3414082v1 DNA encoding:
- the LOC4349302 gene encoding U-box domain-containing protein 33 isoform 2 (isoform 2 is encoded by transcript variant 2) gives rise to the protein MVVGGKFHASKLRPEQVSTYRKYEREQVEKNLDEYLEQCTKMKVKCEKIVIENEDIANGITELILLHGVSKLVMGAAADKQYSRKMKLPKSKTALSVTVKANPSCKIWFVCKEHLIYTRDFVAPISPNSQSPDTIRGSISNLAARGGTTNQYANNAVNGYVQRSMSEMVVPASSRVSLQLHSRSSLQESLSRLNMEGTSVDSWDSFRRGSFPSSYRASSTVTEEVLSDSSSSGIPRDGISTLAGCDFPNSALHHEQGDAGSNANLFDKLEEAFAEAEKYRKQAYDESLRRQKTEEELISYHQKARKSEDLFLNEAKQRKEVEETLAKANVEIQLLKEEMDALKHNRDDLSSKLSDVSEQKVTLEQQAVEYGSIIIDLKDTVAASQALIDSMQMEFEQLKHERDNALKHAEELHREKQNMVSSSDLEWSTEFSLLELQQATQNFSDAMKIGEGGFGCVYRGQLRNTTVAIKMLRSQNLQGQSQFQQEVAVLSRVRHPNLVTLVGYCSEASGLVYEFLPNGSLEDHLACESNTSPLTWQIRTRIIGEICSALIFLHSDKPHAVIHGDLKPANILLDANLVSKLGDFGISRLLNRSSTVSTSFYQTTNPRGTFAYMDPEFLTTGELTARSDIYSFGIIILRLVTGKPALGIAREVEVALDKGELELLVDRSAGDWPFVQAEKLMLLGLQCAELSRRKRPDRMNHVWSVVEPLVKSASLPVEPESIGHWVNKNRTPFYFICPISQEVMRDPHIAADGFSYEEEAIKGWLGSGHNTSPMTKSTLEHLQLIPNLALRSAIEEFMQQKQQQIPS
- the LOC4349302 gene encoding U-box domain-containing protein 33 isoform 1 (isoform 1 is encoded by transcript variant 1) — encoded protein: MGSRGGDADAWETASARSGVSSSSSGRATAAAAAPAPENKVFVALPAQHKSGRSTLAWALRHVAELAPAAIGGGGEVVVVAAHVHSPAQMIPMSMGGKFHASKLRPEQVSTYRKYEREQVEKNLDEYLEQCTKMKVKCEKIVIENEDIANGITELILLHGVSKLVMGAAADKQYSRKMKLPKSKTALSVTVKANPSCKIWFVCKEHLIYTRDFVAPISPNSQSPDTIRGSISNLAARGGTTNQYANNAVNGYVQRSMSEMVVPASSRVSLQLHSRSSLQESLSRLNMEGTSVDSWDSFRRGSFPSSYRASSTVTEEVLSDSSSSGIPRDGISTLAGCDFPNSALHHEQGDAGSNANLFDKLEEAFAEAEKYRKQAYDESLRRQKTEEELISYHQKARKSEDLFLNEAKQRKEVEETLAKANVEIQLLKEEMDALKHNRDDLSSKLSDVSEQKVTLEQQAVEYGSIIIDLKDTVAASQALIDSMQMEFEQLKHERDNALKHAEELHREKQNMVSSSDLEWSTEFSLLELQQATQNFSDAMKIGEGGFGCVYRGQLRNTTVAIKMLRSQNLQGQSQFQQEVAVLSRVRHPNLVTLVGYCSEASGLVYEFLPNGSLEDHLACESNTSPLTWQIRTRIIGEICSALIFLHSDKPHAVIHGDLKPANILLDANLVSKLGDFGISRLLNRSSTVSTSFYQTTNPRGTFAYMDPEFLTTGELTARSDIYSFGIIILRLVTGKPALGIAREVEVALDKGELELLVDRSAGDWPFVQAEKLMLLGLQCAELSRRKRPDRMNHVWSVVEPLVKSASLPVEPESIGHWVNKNRTPFYFICPISQEVMRDPHIAADGFSYEEEAIKGWLGSGHNTSPMTKSTLEHLQLIPNLALRSAIEEFMQQKQQQIPS